The Treponema sp. OMZ 790 genome includes the window TTAGGGTCGATAGTGTTTTTATCCGTATCCGATAAGCTCTTGTATAAATTCATATATTGCTTTTTATGAGGGCTTTGATTAATTCTGGTTTGCAATACCTGTTGTGCCAAGTCTTTATATCCGAATGCAAGAAAATAAGATAACGAAATATGTAATCCGTGTTTGCCGCTCTGTTGTATAATTTCTTCAGGTGAGCCGTAAAATACTTCAAATATCGGAAGAACCGTATCCGTAATGGCTTTTTGCAATTCCGAAACCGTAGGCGAATAATTTGGTTTTGCCAAATCCCATGTTTTATACTCGCTGCTTAAAATATAACAAAGCTGTTTGGTGTAAACTATTCCGCTGCAATACTCGTTTTTGTATGCCGTAATATCAAATTCTTTTACAGCTTTTGAATACACTCTGATATGGGGAATAATCTCTATGCTATTTTTGTCATTATAGTGTGAGGACTGAAAATAAATCTCTAAAGTAATATCCTTACTCGGCTTTTTGGAAACCGTTTGTCCCTTTTGCTTTGCTTTAAATCCCTGTAAAAGTAACGGCGCCGTTATTTCATTACAGCCCTTTAAAAATATATCTCTCGGTTTTTCGATCATAACTTACTCCTTATTTAATTCAATATATTCATTTGCCGCAGTCTCCATTTCCGAAATTCCCTTCAACATTTTTGTAGAATATTCTGCATTTTTCTTTTGTAAAAGCTTGGATAATACCGTCCGAAGCCCATAAAAGAGGGTGCTGAAAATTCTTTTCCGCAAATTCAATATCACTGCGATAAAATGTGTTCGGGTGTAATTTTTTCTCATCTTCAACTGTCATTCGGTACGGCCACGGGTGGTGATGACCGAAACTTCTTTTGCAAACACTGCAATTTCCATTATTCAAGACACCGTAAGAAACCTTGCCCTCATATTCAATGCGCACCGATTTTGAGCGCTCAACATCAAAGTGCATTGTATACAAAAAATTGCAAATATAGTATCCGCGCGATTTTTCAAACGGAATAAAATCAATTCCTTGCATATTGTATGTATGATATAATTCATAAAACCGCTGACTTGCAATGAATACACCATCTAAAGTACCAAAGAAAAATTTCTTTTTTCGTATTTTAACTATCTTTGCCGCTTGTAAAATTGCTTCATCACGGTTTAATACCATCTTGCATGCGTCACAATAGTCTATTTTTATTTTATCACCCAACTCTAAATACAGATTCCGCTCATCGCTGTCGCCATAGATATGGCAATACTTCATCATCTCACCTCCCATTTATAAATGTTTAGCGATGTTGTCATCGCCAAGCCAGCAGAGGTATTGCTCCTGCGGTATGACCAGTTCCATTATTTCTGAGTTCTCGACTAAAAAAGCCTTTAGATATAAATCCCCTTTTTCCCATTTCAAAAACTTCAATTCGTCATATACATCATAATCTCCGTCAAGACAGGAAATAATATCAACAAATTTCGGATTCTCACTCATCGGATTTTCAAAATCGAAGAGTTGAACACCATAAGGACAAGCCCAATAACAGCCCTCCACCGCAAGCACATTGTTTGCAGGGTGATAATGCACTTTCGTCCAAATAAATGTTTCCACTCCCTCAAAAGAACACTCCGGAAAAAACTGCATGATTTCTCCGCTTTCCATATCAAGTACACTGTATCCGTATAAATCCTGTCTGAAAATCAGATACTCTTTGCCGTTTTTATGTGAAATCAGTTGATAAAATACGGAAGAATCGTTAAAGCAATGCCATTTTGTGTAAAGAACATCACCGGCATAAAGAAAACATTCGGCACCTCGATAATGATACTCTCCAATGCTCCCGGAGTAATGATGAACGTGAATCTTGTAATCCTTTCGATTTCCTTTGATTACTATCTCTTTCGTATCTGTCCTGTTTTCATCACAAAATAACGGCATCAGTTCTTGCATATGTAATCTGTATTTATCTGTATTAACTGCGTTTGACATATTATTCTCCCCATTTTTCCATATATGCTTCAACACTTTTTTGCAAATCATCAAGGTAATTAGAATACTCACTCGGTAAATCTTTGATTACGCTCATGTCATTACTGTCAAAATGATAAATGATATGCTTTAATATCTGTATTTGAATAAAAAATAATTTTTTGCAAGCTTCTTTATCAACTGTTTTTTGAGCTCGAATATATTCACATAAATCGTTTAGTGCTTCTATATTAAATCTATTTTCTTCGTGCAGATAATACATAAAGCTTTTATTCTCCGAATAATAATTTTTCTCAATTACATTCTTCATCGCTAACCCTCAATCCGTGGTGACTTTAACACCCCAGAATCCACACATCCAGTTCTCGGTATTCAGGGGATATATCTCATTCGCTTCGTTTAGCAAAAGGTGTATTTTTTCTTTTCGTTTATTTTTCGCAGTTTCGGTTTTTAAACTATCTATTCCTTCAATTAGTCTTTGTGCTTCTCCCTTTAATTTATGCCACTTGCTCCAGTCATTATCCGACATTTTTTCAGACTTTTCTTTTAAGACATCTAAGTGCAAAAATTTTTCTGCCAGTTTATTAACATCTTCAGGTTCTCCGAATAGTGCCGGTTCAAAATAAATATCGCCGGGAAAATTCGTTTCCAAAAATAATTTCAGTTTTTCACTTACATATATTTCCTGAGCTTTTAATGAATGTGTTATAAAAATATCTTTTGTTGACAGTGTTGATTTTACTAATTTTTCTTGTGCATCTTTTTCATCATAATATGAGTACCCGTCTTTTTCGGGAATTAAAGCATATAAGTTTCCCAACCCTTGCGATAAAACTTCATTGTGTTTTTTGTTTGTAATATATTCTTCAGCATCCATATCTGCCGATGGATATATCTCAGGTTCATCTTTTGATAAATCCCAATCCTGCCAGTTTAATTTGACAATTTTATCTTTGCATACTTTTACAAAATTGAAATGTAAAAAGTTTTTCTCTATCAGTTTTTTTACCTGTTCTTTTACTATGATAACGGGATATTCTCTGTCATATTGACTTCTATAAAGCGGCGGACAAAAAGGTGCTGTCCGTAAAATGCAGTGTTCTTGTTTCTTTTTATTGAAGTAATAGATTCCCTGCCATAATATTTCTCCGTAATCACCCCACGGCATTTTTTTATTTTGTAATATATAAATCATTGTTTTCCTTCTGCCGTCTTTTCATCGAAATCATCCATTAATTTTTGATAATATTTCTCTAATTGTTTTACATTCCGTGCCCGCTTTAAAGAATCGGCATCATTTTTATCGGTGTAAATCAACCATTTATCATACAACTCATCTAAAATTTTATGTCCTGTTTCGGTTAAGTCGAGATTCGTATATGAGAATTTGATAATCCTGCCTTCGATATCCACAGGATTTACTTTGAGCAACTTTTTTTCATAGGCAAAACGGAGAAAAGTAAGGTGCTCGTCATACAAACTATGAATTATTTCAGGATATCCTCTGTAACTTTGAAATAAAAATTCGATATCGATTACGACTTCTTTGAGAAAATATAATTCATGATACACATACTCTATGATCTTGATAAGCCGATCCTTGTCTTCCAGATCTCCAACCTCAATAAATTGATAATATCGCCAGTCGAATAAATTTACTATTTTAAAATCCCGGAGTACATTTTCAGGTTTTTTAAAAGTCGGAGCATAAAGAACATAAAACTTTTCCTGATACAAAACCCCGACTCGCTTTCCCGACACAAGTACGATATATTCGCCGAAAAGAGATTCCAGCGAAAAGTTGTTTATCCCTTTGCATTGCTTTTCCATGTACTTAGCAAATTTTTTTGTTGTCATTTATTATCTCCTATAAAGTAATCAATCGAGCATACTTTGCAGCTCCCTTTAAATAGGTTTAATTCTGCTGCAAGCAATTTATATTTATCCGTAATAACCCGACAGCATTTTTTTATTTTGTAATATATAAATCATTGTTTTTCTCCTGAAGTTTTTTCGATTCATTTTTATCCGTGCCAAGCATAATACATTCCTTGAGAAGCGGCACGATTAATATTTTTACTGTTCATCCAAGTATAAGTTTTTTTTATTTCTATCAATGTGAACACTCCTCAAATTAATTATATTTTCATTATTCTGCAATCAACGCTGAAAAATAATTATCCGCCATTATGCTTATTCATAAATGCACCCCGCATTTTGTAAATTGCGTTTGAGTTCTTGTTTTATCCAGCCTGTTTTTTCATTTTCCAATAGGCTCTTTATTTTTTCCGTATAGCGGTAAAATTTCAATTTGTTCAGTTCCGAAACGGCAAAACCATAAAGGTCATTATCATCCAAAAGAATTCCCAATACATTCGCAATAGACGGTATATCCGAAAAATAATGCAATAACATTACAAAACTCTCCCTGCCCTTGCGGTACTTCTTCGTTTGAACTATCGTTAAAATTTCTTGTAAAAGCAAATCGCTTCTCTTATCTTTTTTCATCTTAGCAATTTCCGGCCGTATTTTTGCTCCAACCATCCATATTTCCGTTTCAAAAACCATTCTCTCCGGCATATCTTTAAACAAAGTTTTTTCTTTATAATTCTTTTTTTCAAAAAGGTTTTCACAATAATTTAAAATATAGCCTTTCTTATTAAGGGCGGTAACAAGATCAAATGTGTTTGAAGACATAATCTTTTTCTCCTCCTCATTCAAAATTAATTATATCACATTTTCCCCTTTTTGTTAGTCAGTCAAACGGAAAAATAATTTTGAATACTTATAAAAAACCGGCAGATGTGATATAATTGGAAAAACGATAAAAATGAGTAACTCGATTTGAATGGCAATTTAGATTATAAAGGAAATTTACAATCAATGGAGAAAAAATAAGATGAGTAAATTGAATCACGAGTTTTTCGGTGTTCTTGATACCGCAAAAGATTTGGCCGGCGGATTAGAAAATGCTTTTAGTGATGGGATAGGAGTGCTTTGGGAAAAGGAATACAATGGAAGCATTGTAACACTTTGGTATGATAATGCCTACGAATTGAAAATAAATACTTTAGATGCTTTTGCAAAGCTTCTAAAAAACTTGGAAGAGTATAAGAAAACTGCAAGGCTTGCTTTAAAAGAGTATTTAAAAAAAGATGATGAATATATCACTTTTCATAAAGAAGAATTAGAATCGGATGTGCCTGCTGATGTTTCCGAGTTTGTGGAAAAAATGCAGATAAAATCCATTGCACTATGGGCCGGTGAAGATTTTATCGCTGTAGACTTTATGATTGATCCGGAGGAAAGTGATGAAATTCTCTGTGTAAAATTTAATCGCAGCTTAGAAGTGGAAAGTATAGATTGGGAAAGTTAGGAAAATGAGAATAGAATAATGGTTAGCAATCAAGGTGTATACATCCCTAAAATTTAGGGAAGTACTAAAAACTTTTGCTTTTAAGGCTGCCCTTTAGTTTTTAAGGAAATATAAAGCAATGAATTTATCAATTTAATTTGGGGGATATGATACGGTAATATTGGATTTAAATCCGTTAAAAAACCTTATGAATTTAAAACATCTGCATTTAGATTTTAACGGAGAGCTTAAAAATACAGCTGTGTTATGCGAAATGGAGCAGCTTGTTACTTTGAAAATTAACTCTTATAAAGTAGATTATTTTAGCCCTTTGGAAAACCTTCCCAAACATTTAGAAGAACATGAATTGAATTTTTAAGGGGGAAGAGAATGAATGATAAGACAAAGAGTAATGGCGGTGCTGATTTATATCAAATGCATACATGGACGTACACATTTGATACCGAGTTTAATAAAGATTTTTAACCTTTATTGAACATAGCAATGGTTTTAACCAATCGATCTCCTGCCGATGTTCCGGTTTACCAAAACTCAACAAATTAAAAATGTACAAGAGTCTATATTGTTAATCACATCTTAAACTTCTTCACTTCATTTGCCAGATTTTCAATGCTTGCTTTATTCTTTTGAGTAATTTCGTTTACTTCCGTTACGGCGTTGCTTATCTGCACCGCTCCCGAAGCCATTTCGTTCATGCTGCCTGTGATGAGGTGTGTCAGTTCGTCGAGTTTGCGCATTTCTTCGGCTATTTCTTCGCCTCCTTTGAGCATTTCCGCCGAGCCTGCCTGCACTTCGGATGTAACCGTGTTGATGTCGCGGATAGCCGTTAAAACTTCGCGGCTGCCGTTTTCCTGTTCCCGCATGGCATTTATCAGGTTTTGGCTCATTGTTTTTACCTGATCGGATAGACTGAAAATCATGTTGAATTTTTCTTCTGCCGTTTTTGCGGAAGCCGAGAGGCTTTCAATTTCCGCACCCAATACTTTAAGCGTCGCGGTGATGGTTTTTCCCTGCGTACTGGATTCTTCTGCGAGTTTGCGGATTTCATCGGCAACGACGGCAAAACCTTTTCCCGCTTCTCCGGCATGGGCGGCTTCGATTGCGGCGTTCATTGCCAAAAGGTTGGTTTGGCTTGCAATGTGCTGAATTACGTTTGACGCTTCCAAAAGCCCGCCCGATTCTTCTGCAATTTGTTGGGTTACGGTGTTTGCACCCGTTACCGTTTCCTTTCCGTCGGCGGTTGCATCCGCAAGGGTTTTAATCACTTCGTTGGTTTTATCGAGGGTTTGAGTGATGGAAGCGATATTGCTTACCATTTGTTCAACGGCGGAAGAAGACTCGGCAACGCTTGCCGCTTGATTTTCTATACTGCCGTTTAATTGGCGTATGGTGCGGATAATTTCTTCCACTGTGGCTGCGGTTTCGGTTACGCTTGCCGCCTGTGTCATTGCCTGTTGTTTTACCCCGTCGATATTGGTGCTTATTTGGTGCACGGCGCTTGCGGTTTCAGTCATGTTGCTTGCAAGCTCGGTACCGATGTTTGTCATTTCGCCGGTGTTTTCGCCGACCGCTTTGATGGACAAGGCGATTTTTTCGATTGTTTGGTTAAAATACCGCGAAAGTGCGGTAATTTCGTCATTGCCTTTTATAGGAAGTCTGACCGTTAAATCGCCCTTTCTGCCGACGATATTCTTTAATGCTTCAACTGCATTGCGGATAGGCTGAACTATTTTGTAAGACATAAAATAGACTGCAATAAGTGAAAGCAGCAGCATGATACCGCCTGACAAGGCAATATCTTTTAAAAGGGTATAAAACATTTGCAGTATTTCGTTATGCTCAACAAATACCGCTATGTGCCAGTCGATGTCCTTTAGCGGATATGTTTGTACAACCCACTTTTTCCCGTCCATAGAAACCGTTTTCACTTCTCCCGCACCGATATTTTGTAAATGTTTGATTGCGGATATTGATGAATCTTTTAAGTTTGTAAAGTTCAGATTTTTATGATTGGGGTCGGCTAAAATGATACCGTCGCTTTGCGTAAGCATTACGTAGCCGGTATTGCCTATCCGTATGTTACTGATAAATTCCGTGAGGTTTGTAAGGTCAACGTCTATACCGAAGCAGCCTAAAAGCTCGTTATCGTCCGAATGCACGGTATGGGCAAAGGTTATACACGGTACGCCTGAAGTTGACATATATGCGGAACTGACAACGGCTGTAGACGGTTTTTCTACAGCTTGCTTATACCATGCTCTGCTGCGCGGGTCATAACCGCCTCTTTGTGAGCTGCGTAAAAGCGCATGACCGCCCCATTTTGTACCTAAAAAGATATTGATAAATTCGGGATAGACGCTTTCCATTTCTTTAAAAAAGATTCGTATGTCTTTTTCGGATGCGCTTTTTTCAAAGTTTTTTTCAAAAATTTCGCCTGTTTCATTTATATAGCTGTGAAAACTGCTATCCGCTTTTTTTGAAGCAGGATGCCGGGCGCATAATTTTACCGTTTTTTTGCTGTTTTCTATAAAAAGAGAAATATTTCCGTCTATGCCGGAAAATTGCTGCTGTGTAAGATTGATAAACTGTTGTATGCTCATCTTATAAATGCGCAATCCCATAACAGTGCAAATCAATAAGAGCAGCAAGGTGATCATTACGGTCATGGTTGTAATGCACCTTCCCATAATCGAAATACCTTTACCGTTTTTTATATTTGTGTTCATATTTGACCTCCTGTATTTTCAAAAGCCGTTTACCTAAAACCTTGCTTAAAATTATAATTTATCTTGTGTTAAGGAGGTGTGTTGAATTGAAATTGACTATAATAAAATAGGAGACAGTATAAAAAAGTATGAAGTATACTTTCAAAGCATATATTGATTATCCTTAATTTCGGGGATAATATACATGTTTTCTTTTTTCATGTCAAGTACTCTCCTCGTTTTTCTGTTTTTAGATAATTTTTATTATACCGATAGTATACCATAAAAAATTCTTTATGTTAAGAGTGCCAACTATCTTGTCACAATAACCCCTGTACACATTATATCATATTTCCCCTGCTTTGTGAGTTAGTTAAATTAAAAAATAACCTATGTATTTAATAAATCAAAAAGCTGTAATTGTATTTTTTTTATCCTTTGAAAAAAGTCCGCTTATGGCAGTAATTATATTTTCGCCAGCATTTTAAAAGCGATATAAAGTTTTGCTAAATCATGATTGGCATTACGAAGCCCTTCAACTTCATAACCGCTTTCCCCCAATACATCACCTGCTTCTAAAAAATTATACAGCTCCATTTGATTGAAATCACAAACTGCCTGTACTCCGGCAAGTTCCATTTCTACGGCAATACAGCCTTCGCTTCTTCTCTTATTTACAAGTCCTACAGTTTCTCTAATCATTGAGTCTGTTGTCCAAACTTTTCCCTGCACATAAGGGATATTTAATTCTTCAAATAGCGCTGCTACCTTATTGCTGTTTTTAATTTTAATATAGGTAGTGGGAGCGGCATAATAATAAGAGCAGCCTTCTCCCCTGTAACTCTCGGTCGGAATAATATACTTGCCTACGGTTATTTCTTTATTCAAACTTCCGCAAGAACCGAACATAATAAATTTAGTTGCTCCTGTTGTCCAGTTTGCCTCAAAACATTCGCCAGCAGCTATCGCGGAACCGATGGAGGATAAATAAAAAGCAATATCTTCTCCGTTTAAATTCATTTTATATATAGGCGTACTACCATTACAAGCCGTTAAACAGGCTACCTCACAACATTCAAAGGTTTCGAGTAGATGGTCATAAATTTTTTTGGATAAAATAATCAAACATTTTTCTAATAAATTCTTTTTCTCTCCATAAAAATCTTTTAAACTGATAATCGGTTTTGTTTCGATGTCATAACATGATGTAATCATTTTTTCTCTTAAAATTACACATTTAACAAATCATTTTTTAATTGAAATAATAAATATGAGTTTCAGCATTTTTATTTGTAGCTAGTATATCATTTTCGTAAGAATCACGCAATCTTCTGTACATAGTTTTTGCGTAAATACGCATTTTTTATTTATGTGTAGTTCTTATAACCGAAAGAGGCTTTTCAAAACTTTCACCGGTATATTACACTTATGATAAAATATTGATATAATAAGCTGATCAGATAAATCAAAAATTATAGAGGTCTATATGATTAGTATTCAAGAAATTCCCATAGATGAAATACAAGATTTCTGGAGCCGGCATATTAGCTATTTGATTGATGACGGCATAATTACAGATAAAGAAGACATTGAATATTTTACCGGTAATGAGTACAGAGGCGTTCTGGAAGCTCATATGATACGCGATACCGATAAACAGCACATGGTTTACTTTATTCGAAATAAAAAACAGATAGGAGCCGCATCTTACTGCACTTATCAGACTGAAGATGGAAAATGCTTTATTTTGGATTATTGGATTTTTCCTGAATATAGAGGAAATGGAACAGGGCATCTTTGTTTTAAAGCCTTAGAACAATACACTAAAAGCGGCGGAGCAAAGTATTATGAGCTGAATAGCAGTAAAGAAAATTCCATACGCTTTTGGAAATCGCTTGGGTTTATTGAAAACGGCAAAGATGAATGGGATATGCTCTTACTGATAAAACGATAACACCAGATCAAAATAATACAGGTCAAAGTCAAAAATATAGCACAAAATTAGATAATGAGAGGGAGAATATATTTTATACTACAAGGGTAAAAGTGATGAATATAAAACGAATAGATAGATACGATGACAAAAGATTTTCAAAGACTGTACTGTTACAGCATGGTGCTTATGAGATTAACGGCGAACCGTACGAAGTTGAGATTATAGATTCGGAATGTGCGGTTATTCGGGGAAAAGTTTCCGGTAAGTATTCATTCTTAGCAGAAGAATTCCGTTTTCATGCGCCCCACATTTTTAAATTTATAAAATCAGATGGAACAATGATTTTTGAGTTCTCTCCGCCGGAAAAATTTAACCTGCCGTTAAATTTAATTCAACCTTCACAGTTTTACGTGAGCAGCAAAAAACTTCAGGCTATCCGCTCTTTTATTAAAAAAGCGGAAGATATTGTCATTCCGGTAATCCGGATAAAAGATCGCTATGTTTCACTGGACGGTCATACACGTTTATATCTGGCACATGAAAAAAAATGGAAAACAGTTCGTGCAGTAATCTCCGAAACGGATGAATGGATTTGGCAATTTATCGAAGAGGCAGAAAAAAGAGATATTTACTGTCCGTCCGATTTGCAGTTGGTATCTCAAGAAGAATACGAAATATGTTGGAATGCTTTCTGCGATAAAATATTCGGTAGAAAATCATAAATTACAATTTACTAATATGTTTTAATATTGTTTTTAATGGATTGAACGGTGTCTTCCACACAATTTCTTTTTCTTCATCATCTACAATATAGTTTATTTCATTCCTTTACATTGCTTTTCCATGTACTTGGCAAATTTTTTTGTTGTCATTTATTACCTTATTTATGTTAAGTTCGGATACAAACCGAATATATGTTAATATTATACGCATACAATGGGTGAAAAACATTTTACACTGCAATGTTTTTCCCAAGTAAATTGTTAATGCATTCTTCCATATATGCCTGATTGTGTTCTTTGTAAATGGGATGTGTTTTTTTTATTTTTTTTAAATCCGCATACGGAATACATTTTTTACCGCGATAATTTTTGTCCAACCATTCTTCAGAAACCTTATACCCTCTTTTATGCATTTCGTTCATGACAAGTTGATGGTACTGAAAGAGTTTATACGGTGAGTATAAAAATACATAATTCACTACCGAGTGCTTTTTACCCCAGCCGTTTCCGCGTAATGCACAGCACTCTCTGTGCTGCCCGAGAAGCTGCTGAGCCGGAAGTTTTGCTATAAGGTCTTCATGCCATAACCGCATTGTTTTCCTCCGTTTTATTCGTGCGGAGGGTTTAATACCCGCCGTTTCTCGGCTACGCTCTGCGTCGTAACAAAGGGTATTAAAGCCGACTGCAGCCACCTTATGAGAACATACAATGCGAAACATTGAGCATTGTACCCCGATGCTCTGCGTCGGGGTTGTTGATTATTTTTTGATTGTGTCTTATGTATGTTCCCTTTGCAATTATTTAATTATGTATTAGTTTGCTAAAATGAAATTTATTAATCGGACAATATTTTTTTTAACATCACATATTCATTCGTTCTATACTCTTCCTTAAAACCGCAGCTAATAAATAGTCTTATCGCAGGATTGTCAATTGCAATATCATCAAATATTTCTTTTACTCCGTTGCATTTTGCATTTTCACATAATAGCATTAATGCAGTTCTTCCATATCCCTTTTTACGCTGAGGTGCATATATAATAACATTGGCAATGTATATTCTTCTTTTATCATCAAAGTGATAAGCGGCTTCACCTACGAATTCATTATCATTTTTTATATATCTGTAAAAATATTTGTCATCATTATTTGCAATCCATTTATTATACCATTGTTCCCATTTATGACAGGGAAATGGAACGGTTCCGCCCCATGAATGATTATATGCCATAGTTTTTTCATCATTCATGATTTTTTCCCTAAACCATAAGTCTTCAATTGCGGGAGTATATAGTTTTACAGTCATTTCTGCCTCAAGTTTTATTTTAGCCGGCTCGTTATCTGTAAGCCGATAAAATATTCCTAACCTTGCCATACAGCACCTCTGTTTTATTCGATTATATTATAGCGATTTATTATAAACTATTCTTGTTATCTTGTCTAAGGGGTTCTTTTATGTTAAACTTGATGAAGACGTTGAAGGTCTTAGGAGGCTTTTATGATGAATAAAATAATTGAATGTGTTCCTAACTTTAGTAACGGACGCGATCCTGAAGTTTTGGAAAAAATTATTGCTCCGTTCCGCGGAAGAGAAAAGGTAAAATTGCTTGATTACGAATCCGACAAGGATCA containing:
- a CDS encoding DUF4304 domain-containing protein, whose translation is MIEKPRDIFLKGCNEITAPLLLQGFKAKQKGQTVSKKPSKDITLEIYFQSSHYNDKNSIEIIPHIRVYSKAVKEFDITAYKNEYCSGIVYTKQLCYILSSEYKTWDLAKPNYSPTVSELQKAITDTVLPIFEVFYGSPEEIIQQSGKHGLHISLSYFLAFGYKDLAQQVLQTRINQSPHKKQYMNLYKSLSDTDKNTIDPKYNEFVGAGEIKMAYLQGLKLK
- a CDS encoding DUF2004 domain-containing protein gives rise to the protein MSKLNHEFFGVLDTAKDLAGGLENAFSDGIGVLWEKEYNGSIVTLWYDNAYELKINTLDAFAKLLKNLEEYKKTARLALKEYLKKDDEYITFHKEELESDVPADVSEFVEKMQIKSIALWAGEDFIAVDFMIDPEESDEILCVKFNRSLEVESIDWES
- a CDS encoding methyl-accepting chemotaxis protein, which translates into the protein MNTNIKNGKGISIMGRCITTMTVMITLLLLLICTVMGLRIYKMSIQQFINLTQQQFSGIDGNISLFIENSKKTVKLCARHPASKKADSSFHSYINETGEIFEKNFEKSASEKDIRIFFKEMESVYPEFINIFLGTKWGGHALLRSSQRGGYDPRSRAWYKQAVEKPSTAVVSSAYMSTSGVPCITFAHTVHSDDNELLGCFGIDVDLTNLTEFISNIRIGNTGYVMLTQSDGIILADPNHKNLNFTNLKDSSISAIKHLQNIGAGEVKTVSMDGKKWVVQTYPLKDIDWHIAVFVEHNEILQMFYTLLKDIALSGGIMLLLSLIAVYFMSYKIVQPIRNAVEALKNIVGRKGDLTVRLPIKGNDEITALSRYFNQTIEKIALSIKAVGENTGEMTNIGTELASNMTETASAVHQISTNIDGVKQQAMTQAASVTETAATVEEIIRTIRQLNGSIENQAASVAESSSAVEQMVSNIASITQTLDKTNEVIKTLADATADGKETVTGANTVTQQIAEESGGLLEASNVIQHIASQTNLLAMNAAIEAAHAGEAGKGFAVVADEIRKLAEESSTQGKTITATLKVLGAEIESLSASAKTAEEKFNMIFSLSDQVKTMSQNLINAMREQENGSREVLTAIRDINTVTSEVQAGSAEMLKGGEEIAEEMRKLDELTHLITGSMNEMASGAVQISNAVTEVNEITQKNKASIENLANEVKKFKM
- a CDS encoding nucleoside phosphorylase, with product MITSCYDIETKPIISLKDFYGEKKNLLEKCLIILSKKIYDHLLETFECCEVACLTACNGSTPIYKMNLNGEDIAFYLSSIGSAIAAGECFEANWTTGATKFIMFGSCGSLNKEITVGKYIIPTESYRGEGCSYYYAAPTTYIKIKNSNKVAALFEELNIPYVQGKVWTTDSMIRETVGLVNKRRSEGCIAVEMELAGVQAVCDFNQMELYNFLEAGDVLGESGYEVEGLRNANHDLAKLYIAFKMLAKI
- a CDS encoding GNAT family N-acetyltransferase, producing MISIQEIPIDEIQDFWSRHISYLIDDGIITDKEDIEYFTGNEYRGVLEAHMIRDTDKQHMVYFIRNKKQIGAASYCTYQTEDGKCFILDYWIFPEYRGNGTGHLCFKALEQYTKSGGAKYYELNSSKENSIRFWKSLGFIENGKDEWDMLLLIKR
- a CDS encoding TIGR02328 family protein, producing the protein MRLWHEDLIAKLPAQQLLGQHRECCALRGNGWGKKHSVVNYVFLYSPYKLFQYHQLVMNEMHKRGYKVSEEWLDKNYRGKKCIPYADLKKIKKTHPIYKEHNQAYMEECINNLLGKNIAV
- a CDS encoding GNAT family N-acetyltransferase, coding for MARLGIFYRLTDNEPAKIKLEAEMTVKLYTPAIEDLWFREKIMNDEKTMAYNHSWGGTVPFPCHKWEQWYNKWIANNDDKYFYRYIKNDNEFVGEAAYHFDDKRRIYIANVIIYAPQRKKGYGRTALMLLCENAKCNGVKEIFDDIAIDNPAIRLFISCGFKEEYRTNEYVMLKKILSD